In Vicia villosa cultivar HV-30 ecotype Madison, WI linkage group LG7, Vvil1.0, whole genome shotgun sequence, the DNA window TATTCAGACTATGCACGTAATATGAACATTAGAAAATCTCGATCAAGTAtttgtgtttatgttatttgGGAGAGTTATAAGTTATAAGTAATATCAATAATCTATGGTCACATTATCTAATAATCCAGTTGAATATTTCCCTTGTTGAAGGGGTCAAGGAATCCATATGGCTTAGAGGCATGATTAAGGAGTTAAGGATCACTCAAGAATGTGTAAATATAAATTGTGATAGTGAAAGTGTCATTCATTTTATCAATCCCCGAGATTATCATGAGAGGCCAAAACATATTATCATATGTTTTCACTTTTTAAGTAACATGATTGAGTTAAATGAGATTCTAGTTCAAAAGGTATCCTCAGTAGAGAATTCAATAGATATGATCACCAAAACATTGCCAAGATCAAGGTAAGAGGCATTGACTGGGCTTGATCAAATTTGTTGAAGAGGGATTCAAGATCAAGGTGGAAAATTGTTGTAATATGACATTAAACCTCAAGTAAGAAAAGGAGAGAAAAACATGTTTTAGTATTGCCAACTTTTTGGCGAGCAACCCGACGGACGTGGGGGTATAACGTTGAAATGGTGGTCCAAAAACAAAGTTATAACATTGGTCAATGGTCGGGTGGTGGTTTGCGAATATCAGGATGGATTGGTTTGGTTCTCATATCCATTCAGTGATAGGTCATGTTTTGGGCCCGGGTTGGATCTTTAGAGTTTCAGTAGTTATAAATATTTGTCTCTCTCACTTGTTATTAGTAAGAGTTGCTTAAGGTGTAGAAATCCTAGTAAGAAGGATTGGAAATACTTTAGTTTGGCAGGCTTTGGGATTATCCGAGGAGTTTGAGAAACACTTTAAACCCCTCAGGTTTGTGTGAttcatatattgagagttggaAAGATTGGAAATTTCTtcggtaaaaaatagggtttgttcttgGGAACTTTGAAGGTTATTTTCTTGTAATCTCTCGTAATAATTTTGAAGCACAGTGAATAAAAAAATTACCCTTTTCCAGAGAGTAGATCACTTTAATAAAACtgattaaaaaaattctatattttttcttttatgttttttttctgcTCTGAAACCATTTTTGTTGGTTGCCATTGTTTTATATCTCACACATCAACTAACTTGACATATAGTAAGAGCCATATTTCGTAGATAAAGGTTGATTTTCCGCAGGTATAACACAATATACGTACGGTAATTAGCAAACAATTATCTTTTAGTAACGAAAACAGGGTTGTAGGATCAATTATTTGTATTTTCCCTACGGATTTGGAGTGTAGGTATAGAGCTTCTTGAAAACTTTAAAATGGTTTATCTACTGAGGTTGGCTGTAGGTATAGAACATAGTAAAATAATTTATCTATGAATTATTTCTATTGCTATAtaatttagtgacatcaaatgtacTATTGGTatactaaataataaatattttaatccaTAGTTTTTACCTTTTTATACCTACGATATTTACTCTTCTTGTTTGTCAATATACTTTCAATTATCAATTTTTATGCATATAAACACGATTCATACTTGTGAtgcttaaatatatatatatatacatttatattataaaattaatcaaattGCCTACATCATAAAAGATATATTTACACATGCAAAATAAAACGAAAGCTTCACgccatatatgtatatatattgaaaattaaCACAATGTCTTACGAAATATATAAAATCACCTATGACTAAATCATATCAACCCTTGTGTAACTTAGAGCAttgtaaacaaaaaaaatatagtttGTCAAGgacaaaaaaacaaattattccaCAGTTAAATTTCCATCTTCAATATTTAAGTCTCATTAGTAGATTCTAATCTTCACcaacaagaaattaaaataatagacTAGTAATAACACAATTAAATATAGATACCTCCATTCAAAAAAAATAACATGTATTAAATTTAGCAAGAATTAGTTAGTATTATTTTCATTATCTTCACTATTGCTTGGAATCGAGAATTTAAATGGCCAGGAACACTAGAAGCATCGGTAACCTATTAcaaaatttatagaaaaaaatagtgttaaaatcAAGAAGAAACTTGTATTTTTATATGAAGATTAGTAAATTATGATATACTTGTCTAGCAGCTTGAATTATaccattgacttcttctctaGAAAATCGATGTTGAATCAATGTCATAACCTTTGCTAACAAGCCCCCCATATGTTTAACTCTGTCACGTAACTCTTTATTTTTAGACACGTGCACCTTAGATTTTTAAGATTTAGGGAACTCCCCCATACATCACACGCGCCCTTTTTTTTGCAAGTCCTTGTACTTTAAAAAATAGGTCATCCTTCCAAGACATAGAATCTTGAATGTTTTGAGATGATTAAGATGTTTCAGCCTCATTACTATGTTTGTTCAGTTCTCCCAATGACATAGAGAATATTTGTAAAATACTCAACATACATGTAATTAGAACATCCTTTATTGGTTCATATATCAATTGTATGCTTAaaagttaaaattataaaaaataataatgaaaacaaaCAATTATATAGTCACACATTACTTAAAAATTGTTAAAGTGTTCATGACATACACTATATTTTTAAAGAACATCATTACGAACAATCTCAATAGGAACTTATGAATATTAATTCGTGTCAACCTTGTATCCCAAGgaataatgaaaaaataaagcaattataTAAATTCTTTTTCATAAGAAACAAATATATCATAAGATTATGGCACAACAcacaataaattataataaaaacttACAATCAACTTTGCAGTATTTTCATTGACAATTGACCCATTTTTATGAATGTGAGTATCAATATAAATCTCCTGATGTCCCGACATCACTCCTTTTCCCTTTTTCatctaaaacaaaaaaaaaaggttataTGTTAATCAATTTTTTAAGTACAATTCTCCCCATGAAAAGTACATATATAGAAATAGtgtatgtttggattgacttcTACAAGCCTCAAAAGCACTTCTAGTCTACTTCAATttgaaattggtttttttttcttgtttggatACTCTTCCAAAATCAATTTTCCTCCTCCAAATGCAATTCTAGTAGAAGCtacaattcataacttttgagtttagtagaatcaattctacatttattatatattatttattacaactcttttaaattttccttttttaccctctttaatttaattttcatcaattacttcttttctttttgatttgtacTCCCTCCGGTCTTATATgtaagcaacaaaaaaaaaatattcttgGTCTCAAATATAAGCAAAAATTAATTACAATTGTTATAATTAAATCCAttattccaattttaccctcAAATTGTAGTTTTCCAATATTTTTATTATTCCTATAATAACTCCATTTTTTACACTTTCCAAAAGCATTTATTCTTACTTTACGTATGCATTTGTTATCAATTGTCTTTTGAAATGCCATATTCTTTTATAAATTCTCCATATCTTATCTTCatattttatttacatgagtCTTGTTCTTCCATTGTTTATACTCTAAACATGGCCAATCCACATCTATTAACTAATGAATTTTCCTCTTTTGATTTAGGTATTGAAAATTCTGAGAATTTATCAAATCTCATTGTTGAAGACTCTTTGGAAAAAGAAGGGGACAGTGAcattgttgaagatgatgaggtcaCATTCAATGAAGTGGTTCCTGAAAGTGAAACTGTTCTAACTCCAACAAATGAAAGTGaagaaaatctcactccaaagaATGAAAGTGAAGATGCTTTAACTCCAACAAATGAAAGCACCATTGTTGAATTTATTGATATGAGTGATTTTGATCTGAACAAATTACCAGCATTGAACTTCGATGTCAAGAAAGAGGTTAAAGAcatgataaaaatttatttagaTTATTCAAATTAGGTGTTcttatttggatttttatgagGTTTAATGTTTCTggttttttatttctaattccttTGTCATTTTTATTGCACTGTTTAAGACTTGTGATGCTTTGTGATTTTCTAGAGTAATATTATTGGTTTTCTTTTTCTAATCATCTTCACCTATTATACATTCATTGTCCATTTTATTTTGTAATGTACACTACTGGTAATATGGAATAGTGTAACTAACATGCATAAGTTAATAAGCAACTTGTATTTCTAAACTTGTCACGTACAGTACCAGTAATATGGAATAGGTAGAATAACACATAACCTAATAAGACAActaaacaactcatattaaaaagaaaaaaaaagtctaTTATAATTAACTTCCATTCTTGATATTTTCTTCTCCATGCGAATTCCATGATATAGAATCAACCTCCtgaaaaatgaataaatcaaaTTTGACAAAAATTAGAATACactattttattgaaaaaattatagaaaatatgattatataaaCCAATGAGATCATACCTTAATTATcattgtttaaatatttaaaagtattttcaaCTAACTCTCGATCACATTTTAGTTGAGTAGGTAGTATGCCTCGGGTAAGCATCACATCTTTCTTCATATGGGGAATTCGATAATTATTAGATCCTTTAACTTTCATGATTTCAATCATACAAGATTGAAGTGTGAGAAAAAATTTGTCAGATTGTTTGCTAGAAAAATTATCATACGACTTTTGCACAACTTCAATGAGTTCATCAACTGATTTTGAAGGTTCCTTTTGCTGTAATGATTGAATGGCATTAAAAAAACCCAGATCTAAAACATTTAAATCAGGAGAATTCGGTGGTTGACAAGATAAACGAATGTCAAATCCACCTTCAGAAGCCGCTTTACAAAATTCTTCGTCGTCAATAGAAACATGACACGGGGCATTATCTTGTTGTATATAAATTGTTTCCATTGCATGCTCTCTAGGCCATTTTTCTTTAATTGTAGGTAGCACTTTATTGATTAGAAAATTTCGACTAACTTCTTTAGTGATAGAAGTAATCGGCTTAGTTTCAAGTGTACCTGAAGCTCTATTGACACTTGACCTTTTTGCTGCTACTTTCTGAACTAGAGGAAAGACGCCAATTTTTCCTGAAAAAATCTCTTTATCATCGTTATCAAATCTAGGCCTAGCAACTGCTACTAAAAACATGACCTTGccaataaaatttttatttttgcatgTGCGATATGGCTCATCCTCATTTTCAAGAAGGTAGTAGTTTGCTGATTTTTTGGTCATGTAAAACCACTTTTCATCAATGTGGATGATATTATGCATAGACTTAAACTCTGGATCACGGGGAAGACTAGTTTCTTCAAGCATGGACAAGCAAAATCTAAGACGATCTTTCATATTACTATCTTTCATATGTGGCTTTAGTGCATTTGAATGCCGACGCAAAGTCCCATCTTTTACAAACTTTAATAATGCTGTTTTGCTAATGCCTAAGGAAAATGCGAGGCTCTGAAGAGTGCTACGTTTAGCTAACGAAATATCCCTCACTTTTTCAATATCTACCGTAACTCTTTTTCGACCACAATTTGATCTTTTATGAGATGCATCACCTGTTTGACATACTTGCTTCCAAATTCGATAAataacataggtggataccgagTATTTGGATGCCAACCATATAACAGTTCCGGGTTCCAGTTTTCCACCATAACTATTCTTTATCAATAATTGAGAAATTATTTTCCACTGGTCATTGTTCAAAAATGATCTTTTTTTCTTAAAAGTTTGTGTCTCATGTTGGACCATCGTTGACACTGCATGTGAAAAAGTGAATACAATGAAAAAAACTTGTCTTTGAACaaactaaactaaaaataatGATATAACCAAACTAAAAATaatgatataataataaaatgctTACAACCAAAAATAATGATACAACCAAAAATAATGATATAACCAAACTAAAAATAATGATATAATAAAAAATGCTTACTAGCTGCAATACTTTCAGCCTCTCCATCATCTTCATTGGCTGCAATACTTTCAGCCTCACCATCATCTTCATTTTGATTAAATTCAGTCTCCTCTCCATCATTTTTATTTGGATTAAATTCACTCTCTGCAATTTTATAAAACAGACTtgaaagtgaaaaaaaattaattaagttgTTCAAAGATTATCCAACATAAAAGTATTAGAGCATATTACCTTCTTCCATGACATGAACTTCATTTGAATAGAGAGCAGCAACATCAAATTCATTTTCACTATTGAACATATTACCTTCTTCCATGTGTTCTTCATTTGATGAACCACCATTTAGGTCCATAAAAGACAACTTAAGATTACTTGAAGAAGGGTCATTTAGATTAATGGAAGGTGTTATGTTGCATTCTATCATTTCATGATCAACATATGGAGTGTTTAGATCAATATTGAGAGGCattatatgtgttaaaaccaaaAGACAATGATACATATGGAGTAAACTTTAGTATTTATAGAGCTCAACTATGCAAATGTCATATTTCTTCATGGCGGGAATGTATTTTGGAGTATGAAAATTTTggctcttttttattttttattaggcgGGACTGTTTTATATGAAGAGTGAAAATTTTAGTAAATAAAGTGGGAGTGTCTTGGTTGCATTGGTTGCAGTGAGAGTACGTGAATGTTTTATATGGTTTTAATGTAGAGTAGTGGGACAGTTTAAGAGTTTAAAAGTTGGCATTTATTGGCTGCATTAGAGATGTACCGATAGAAGCAAAAATctaataattaaatggttataataaaattattaatttaattctaaataaattaaataagggTAAATATggaaaaaatgcatatttttcaCCACTTAAATGAGTATATAGCCACTTTCTTAAAGGGtgagctttttttttttgttgcttacATATAAGACCGGAGGGAGTATTAGAATTTATTacaattttgataattatataattcaaaatcaattttgttaaaactatccaaacaacattaattgatGACAATCACTTTTATATCATTGTATTCAAACATAAACTAATTCTTCTAAACtcaattttgttgaaatcaattctactaaactcaattaTCTCATAATCAACTCTATCCACCGCCAATCGAAACACACCCACAAACATTTTCATCAAAATAAGTTTCGGGAGACTTTTTGTACCCATATAATGGACATCTTTAAACTTTGCATGATTTTGCTTATTAATGTTACTTACTTTCTACAATTGATATTATATGTTAgttgaaatattaaaaaatttattatattactCATAATATGTATGACTTCCTTGTCCTTCAAAAGAAAACCAATGATGAACCAACTCTCGATATTAATTTTTGTCAACCCTTGCATTAGTTACTCTAGTTGCaacttcttcttttgttttaCTTGCACCATATGTCATTCCTTTTATACGAACCTTCCATTTTCCCCACTTTTCGTTCAACTAAGATTTTATCATTTTTTCAGTTAAGTCATTTATTGGAGGAACAAACTCAAATTTTCTCTACATAATGAAaggtcaaataaaaatataagttatgtaatattttttataaaaaataatttaagtaaACTATCATAATACCTTTATTATTTTCACCATCTCTTCTTTGTAAATCATTAACATGACTTTCAAGTTTTGAAGTGGATGGGAGTTTATTGAGCCCTTCTAGCCATACTATTTATGAAACGAGTAAAAGTTGTCTGCTTCTCATATATCTAACATTTTTGTTGGACCTCTTACGCTTTTAGGTTCTACATCCACAaggaaaacaaaaaatatataaaaaggtCCGATCATGTGCAGGAATAGCAGGCTCTACAGCACAGGACCTCAAATTTTAAAAAGTCCAATTTTTTTGTATTAATATTAATAAgtattgaaaaatattataaaaaattctaataatTCAAAAAATGctatgataaatatatatatatatatatatatatatatatatatatatatatatatatatatatatatatatatatatattaaaaaaattagattgatcaaaatcaaaataattataattaattttccttattaatattttttttttaatgtgtcatttttaattattataattttttaaaaaaatttaggtcCATTGTTTAAATTAGAACAGAACTTCTAATTTGATTGGATTGACTCTGcatataaacataaataaattataaaaactagaaatgatatataattcatacattttttttctttaacgtGTTCTTCTTCAATTTCAATCTCATACTAAATAGAGTGAGATTATATAAACTCTTATGTGATATCTTAACATTACTTCCTTATACATTGATTGAGtttgtttttggagaagtagaatATAGTACTTCATTATTATTTTATCGATGCCCAATATTCCATTATTATTATTTGTCCCTAAATTGATCATTTTAGCTTTAAGAATCAAAGAATGTTTTTATTAGCAAAAGGGAAAGAAGAGTGGCACATGAAATGTGATCGTTTGTCATTCTACAGAAAACTCTTAAAATGTCATAAACTGTACATAtggaaaataataaatacaagaACCAAAGGTATTTTTCTTTGGCATTCTGTTGAACAAGTCTCTTGCAATATTTAAGCTACCACATTTTGCATACATGGAAGTAGCAAGAATAACtcaaaagtgaattaaattatATCTAtcttaacaaaaacaaaaaaacaaattgacCAATCTAGTAATTTCCCAAAGTAAAaaatttcaagaaattgactgatTAATCGACGCCATCAACGAAGACAATATTTGTTATCTCATAAGATTTTAGTTTAGAATTAGATTATTGAAATTTTGAGCGCCATATTTTCCTCAAGTTTATTTTGGGAGAAAATTTAGTAGACAAggatttttttaagtttttttttataaaaaacttcttcatttttttttagtttagtttagtttttttctTACAAGCAACTGTctaaaataactatttttttaattgaaaattttcatatattttaaataatttcattttaacatttttatattataatattttaattaaaataaaaaattatatttaaaaaaaaagatattaaagatattgattatattaaaaattaatttaagtatTAATCAAATTTATTGATAATATTTTACATAAAAATGTAATGGTATTTATTTAAACTCTAAATTAAATTTGATCAAGCAAATTAAAATTTGTTCAtaattttttgtataaaaatGTACTAgtatttattcttatttttattttaatttataaaaaaaattgatcttTTGCCAAAGTGGTAATGAACTgtaaattcaaacaaaaaaaatgtaaACTCTTGAGTTCAAACCCTGGTTATGATATTTTATCTTCTAAAGTGAACACCTTATTctaaaaattttagaaaatgtatGTGAATTATATTGTATTCATCGGCAACGGTACATTGTGTAAAATATGGAGTTACGGGCCATACTTTATCATGTTGGGATAATCACTTATGTTGGACTAATTAACTTTGTTCATGGACTTTATGAAGGAAATCCCTATTCAAATTCATACAATCCTCCTTAGAGAAACCACCCAATACACATATACAAGGAGGATCAAACCTCTTTGATTTAAAGTACCCAACTCTTTTGGAAGGACCCTAATAAATATAATCTAGAAGTCGTGATTGAAAATTTTATATTGACCCAATCCAGAGTGAATGAAGAGTTTAAGACCCAAAATAATTAGACATACAAACTTTTGAAACAAATGAACTCTAGGATAGACTTAGTGGCCACTAGTAACTAAATGTTTGAGACACAAACATCTCTAGTTTCCATCTAAAAATTCTCATCTTCTTAGACCTatggaattgattttttttttctaaatcaaGATAACATTAACGTTAGAATCAAAGATTTTCCAACCAGTTTATATGAGAGAACGGGATAACATACCCGATAATAAGTTAGAAAAACAAGAAATTACCAACGTATTTGAATTACGAAATAAACCCGAATGGGTCCTTagtaaattcataaaaattataattggAATTGTAATTTCTCCCAAAAGCGACCATCTCAACACTAATATTTTTACATTCCAACTGTCGTTACGGGAACAAATCCCATTCCAAATTAACTAAATAGACCAAGAAATTGCCAACTAAATAACACCGCATTTGTCCTCCCTAACCTTCTTACTCTTGCAAAACAAAAACCATTCCATAAAATTTGCAGGACATTCCTCCTCTAAGTCAACCGATTTGCCTATCCAAAGAACAATCTCATTCCAAATAATCTTCAACACTTTACAAGTAAAAAAAGGAATGATTCCTACTCTCCAACTCTAAATCATAAAAGACACATTTTAAAAAGGTTAAAGGAAAAGAAATGCCTCTAGACCTCAAAAGATCTTTTGTTAGAAGTCTATTCACAAGAAGTCTCCAAGCAAAAGCTTTGATTTTGTAAGGCACACCCATCTTCCAAATCTTGCCTAACACCGCATCGTGCCTATTAGAAGGGCCAAAAGGAATACGAAAACTAGCATAGAATTGATAACAAGAAGCTACCAAAAATTCCCCACCCGGATCCGCGGACCAACTAACCTTATCTTGATAGAAAACACCAATCTCAACATCCGCTAAGATTAAGCGAATAGAGAATAGAGATGATCGAAGATCCGTAGACAAAATACTTTCTTTAATACCAAAGTCTCCCTAacaccaaacatcatcaatctaACCACCCATTCCACCCAGTGACACTTTTTTAAAACAAGATAAAGAATAGAGCTCTGAAAACTTCTCCCTTAAAATGATATCATCCAACCACTTAGCTTCCCAAAACGGGGTATAAAAACCATTATCTACTATGTACTTACAAGAAGCCACCATAGGATCTTTCACAGAAGAAGCTCCTATTTTAATAATATCCTTCCACCGAATGGATTGAGAATGACGGAATTTCTCCACGGGACCACCACAAAAAACCTTCATTGAGATATCACCATAACGAGCTCtcaacaaaccaaaccaaagatTATCATTTCCTGGTAAAATCCTCCATCTCCATTTGTTAAGAAGCGCAAGATTAAAgtccaaaatatttttaatacctaGACCCCCCTTCTCAAAAGAAAGACACACCTTCTTCCAACTTACCCAATGAATATTTTTCTTATCCTCCGAACCACCCCACAAAAATTTCCCTTGAATGCTCGTAAACTCTTTGACCACCTTCGACGAAATTTTGTAGAAAGACATAGTAAATATAGAAAGAGAGCAAAGAATTGACTTCAAAAGAGTAATCCTACCTCCAAGATTAAGAAAATGATTCTTCCACCCGGATAAGCGGTTCTTCATTTTATTCAAGAGAGGTGTCCTAAACGAGAGCTTCCTCGGATTTCCACCGATAGGAATTCCAAGAAAGATAAAAGAGCTTGCCTCCACCCTATAAGAAAGAACAAAAGAAGCGCCTTCCAATAAATTGTTATTAGAATTAATAtcaatcactttgattttatggTAATTAATGCCAAGACCCGACACTAATTCAAACGCTTTAATAGTCCAAACTTGCTTTCAAGAACCTTCCCCTAATAACAACATGTCATCTGTGAATTGAAGGATATCGACCTAACACCTCCTTTTTACGGCAAAACCACAATACTTACCGATCTCTATATACTTTCTAACCAACCTCGTCAAATCCTCTGctgccaaaaaaaaaagaaaagggggtAGAGGATCACCTTGCCTCGAACTTTTCTCCACCACAAACTCTTTTGTAGGGCTACA includes these proteins:
- the LOC131619983 gene encoding uncharacterized protein LOC131619983, producing the protein MPLNIDLNTPYVDHEMIECNITPSINLNDPSSSNLKLSFMDLNGGSSNEEHMEEGNMFNSENEFDVAALYSNEVHVMEEESEFNPNKNDGEETEFNQNEDDGEAESIAANEDDGEAESIAAMSTMVQHETQTFKKKRSFLNNDQWKIISQLLIKNSYGGKLEPGTVIWLASKYSVSTYVIYRIWKQVCQTGDASHKRSNCGRKRVTVDIEKVRDISLAKRSTLQSLAFSLGISKTALLKFVKDGTLRRHSNALKPHMKDSNMKDRLRFCLSMLEETSLPRDPEFKSMHNIIHIDEKWFYMTKKSANYYLLENEDEPYRTCKNKNFIGKVMFLVAVARPRFDNDDKEIFSGKIGVFPLVQKVAAKRSSVNRASGTLETKPITSITKEVSRNFLINKVLPTIKEKWPREHAMETIYIQQDNAPCHVSIDDEEFCKAASEGGFDIRLSCQPPNSPDLNVLDLGFFNAIQSLQQKEPSKSVDELIEVVQKSYDNFSSKQSDKFFLTLQSCMIEIMKVKGSNNYRIPHMKKDEVDSISWNSHGEENIKNGS